A section of the Procambarus clarkii isolate CNS0578487 chromosome 38, FALCON_Pclarkii_2.0, whole genome shotgun sequence genome encodes:
- the LOC123772009 gene encoding uncharacterized protein produces MLFLTPTRDPQATYKTPPRHLQDPQATYKTPKPPTGDPQAIYKRPEKPPRRDPQATYKTPKAPTTPPSHLQHPQAIYKTPSQLQDPQGTYKTPKPPTRPPSPLQDPQATYKRPQAIYKTPQAIYKTPKAPTRPPSHLQESPKPSTRDPQATYKAPKPPTRPSSHLQDPQAIYKTPKPPTGPPSHLQDPSSHLQDPPSHLQDPLATYKTPQATYKTPKPPTRPPNHIQDPPSHLQDPQATYNTLQATYKTPTPSTRPPSHLQDHKPPTRPSKPPTRDLQDPQTINKAPQATYKTPKPPTRDLQATYKTPKPSTRPPSHLQDPQATYKTQSHLQDPQATYKTPKPPTRPPSHLQDPEAIYKRPPSHLQDPPSHLQDPQATYKTPKQPTSDPKPPTRPPSHLQDPQATYKTPKPPTRPPTRPPKPPTRYPQDPQATNKRPPKPPTRDPQASFKTPHATNKRPPKPPTRDPQATYKTPHATNKRPPSHLQDPHATKKRPSKPPTRDPQATYKTPKPPTRPPKPPTRNPQATYKTPKPPTRPPSHLQETPQATYKTPKPPTRPPSHLQDPQVTYKTPKSPTRPRRPPTRPPKPPTRPQATYKTPKPPTRHPKSPTRPPSHLQDLQATYKTTPSHLQKTPSHLQDTPKPRTRDTQATYKTPQATYKRPPSHVQETPKPRTRPPSHVQETPKPRTRPPKPPTRDPQATYKRHPSHLQDPQATYKRPSSHLQETPKPPTRDTQATYKTPQATYKRPPSHVQETPKPPPRPPSHLQETLKAPTRDPQATYKRPPSHLQETLKPPTRDPQDTYKTPKSPTRDPQATYKTPQATYKTPKPPTRPPSHLQETPKTPTRPPSHLQDPQVTYKRLPSHLHDSQATYKTPQATYKTPKPPTRDPKPPTRDPQATYKTPKPPTRDPKPPTRPPSHLQDPQATYKTPKPPTRDPKPPTRPPSHLQETPSHLQETPKPPTRPPSHLQETPKPPTRPPSHLQETPSHLQDPQATYKRLPSHLQDPQATYKTPKPPTRPPSHLQETPKPPTRPPSHLQETPSHLQDPQATYKIPPSHLQDPQATYKRPPSHLQDPQATYKRPPSHLQDPQATYKTPKPPTRPPYVHIRCGYREIFPLNFPCQTNLTI; encoded by the exons atgttatttctgacaCCTACAAGAGACCCCCAAGCCACCTACAAGACACCCCCAAGGCACCTACAAGACCCCCAAGCCACCTACAAGACCCCCAAGCCACCTACAGGAGACCCCCAAGCCATCTACAAGAGACCCGAAAAGCCACCCAGAAGAGACCCCCAAGCCACCTACAAGACCCCCAAGGCACCTACAACACCCCCAAGCCACCTACAACACCCCCAAGCCATCTACAAGACCCCAAGCCAATTACAAGACCCCCAAGGCACCTACAAGACCCCCAAGCCACCTACAAGACCCCCAAGCCCCCTACAAGACCCCCAAGCCACCTACAAGAGACCCCAAGCCATCTACAAGACCCCTCAAGCCATCTACAAGACCCCCAAGGCACCTACAAGACCCCCAAGCCACCTACAAGAGTCCCCCAAGCCATCTACAAGAGACCCCCAAGCCACCTACAAGGCCCCCAAGCCACCTACAAGACCCTCAAGCCACCTACAAGACCCCCAAGCCATCTACAAGACCCCCAAGCCACCTACAGGACCCCCAAGCCATCTACAAGACCCGTCAAGCCACCTACAAGACCCCCCAAGCCACCTACAAGACCCCCTAGCCACCTACAAGACCCCCCAAGCCACCTACAAGACCCCCAAGCCACCTACAAGACCCCCAAACCATATACAAGACCCCCCAAGCCACCTACAAGACCCCCAAGCCACCTACAATACCCTCCAAGCCACCTACAAGACCCCCACACCATCTACAAGACCCCCAAGCCACCTACAAGACCATAAGCCACCTACAAGACCCTCCAAGCCACCTACAAGAGACCTACAAGACCCCCAAACCATCAACAAGGCCCCCCAAGCCACCTACAAGACCCCCAAGCCACCTACAAGAGACCTCCAAGCCACCTACAAGACCCCCAAGCCATCTACAAGACCCCCAAGCCACCTACAAGACCCCCAAGCCACCTACAAGACCCAAAGCCACCTACAAGACCCCCAAGCCACCTACAAGACTCCCAAGCCACCTACAAGACCCCCAAGCCACCTACAAGACCCCGAAGCCATCTACAAGAGACCCCCAAGCCACCTACAAGATCCCCCAAGCCACCTACAAGACCCCCAAGCCACCTACAAGACCCCCAAACAACCTACAAGTGACCCCAAGCCACCTACAAGACCCCCAAGCCATCTACAAGACCCCCAAGCCACCTACAAGACCCCCAAGCCACCTACAAGA CCCCCTACAAGACCCCCCAAGCCACCTACAAGATACCCCCAAGACCCCCAAGCCACCAACAAGAGACCCCCCAAGCCACCTACAAGAGACCCCCAAGCCAGCTTCAAGACCCCCCATGCCACCAACAAGAGACCCCCCAAGCCACCTACAAGAGACCCCCAAGCCACCTACAAGACCCCCCATGCCACCAACAAGAGACCCCCAAGCCACCTACAAGACCCCCATGCCACCAAAAAGAGACCCTCCAAGCCACCTACGAGAGACCCCCAAGCCACCTACAAGACCCCCAAGCCACCTACAAGACCCCCCAAGCCACCAACAAGAAACCCCCAAGCCACCTACAAGACCCCCAAGCCACCTACAAGACCCCCAAGCCACCTACAAGAGACCCCCCAAGCCACCTACAAGACCCCCAAGCCACCTACAAGACCCCCAAGCCACCTACAAGACCCCCAAGTCACCTACAAGACTCCCAAGTCACCTACAAGACCCCGCAGGCCACCTACAAGACCCCCTAAGCCCCCTACAAGACCCCAAGCCACCTACAAGACCCCCAAGCCACCTACAAGACACCCCAAGTCACCTACAAGACCCCCAAGCCACCTACAAGACCTCCAAGCCACCTACAAGACAACCCCAAGCCACCTACAAAAGACCCCAAGCCACCTACAAGACACCCCCAAGCCACGTACAAGAGACACCCAAGCCACATACAAGACCCCCCAAGCCACCTACAAGAGACCCCCAAGCCACGTACAAGAGACACCCAAGCCACGTACAAGACCCCCAAGCCACGTACAAGAGACACCCAAGCCACGTACAAGACCCCCCAAGCCACCTACAAGAGACCCCCAAGCCACGTACAAGAGACACCCAAGCCACCTACAAGACCCCCAAGCCACCTACAAGAGACCCTCAAGCCACCTACAAGAGACCCCCAAGCCACCTACAAGAGACACCCAAGCCACGTACAAGACCCCCCAAGCCACCTACAAGAGACCCCCAAGCCACGTACAAGAGACACCCAAGCCACCTCCAAGACCCCCAAGCCACCTACAAGAGACCCTCAAGGCACCTACAAGAGACCCCCAAGCCACCTACAAGAGACCCCCAAGCCACCTTCAAGAGACCCTCAAGCCACCTACAAGAGACCCCCAAGACACCTACAAGACCCCCAAGTCACCTACAAGAGACCCCCAAGCCACCTACAAGACACCCCAAGCCACCTACAAGACCCCCAAGCCACCTACAAGACCCCCAAGCCACCTACAAGAGACCCCCAAGACACCTACAAGACCCCCAAGCCACCTACAAGACCCCCAAGTCACCTACAAGAGACTCCCAAGCCACCTACATGACTCCCAAGCCACCTACAAGACACCCCAAGCCACCTACAAGACCCCCAAGCCACCTACAAGAGACCCCAAGCCACCTACAAGAGACCCCCAAGCCACCTACAAGACCCCCAAGCCACCTACAAGAGACCCCAAGCCACCTACAAGACCCCCAAGCCACCTACAAGACCCCCAAGCCACCTACAAGACCCCCAAGCCACCTACAAGAGACCCCAAGCCACCTACAAGACCCCCAAGCCACCTACAAGAGACCCCAAGCCACCTACAAGAGACCCCCAAGCCACCTACAAGACCCCCAAGCCACCTACAAGAGACCCCCAAGCCACCTACAAGACCCCCAAGCCACCTACAAGAGACCCCAAGCCACCTACAAGACCCCCAAGCCACCTACAAGAGACTCCCAAGCCACCTACAAGACCCCCAAGCCACCTACAAGACCCCCAAGCCACCTACAAGACCCCCAAGCCACCTACAAGAGACTCCCAAGCCACCTACAAGACCCCCAAGCCACCTACAAGAGACCCCAAGCCACCTACAAGACCCCCAAGCCACCTACAAGATACCCCCAAGCCACCTACAAGACCCCCAAGCCACCTACAAGAGACCCCCAAGCCACCTACAAGACCCCCAAGCCACCTACAAGAGACCCCCAAGCCACCTACAAGACCCCCAAGCCACCTACAAGACCCCCAAGCCACCTACAAGACCCCCCTATGTTCACATCCG GTGTGGATATAGGGAAATATTTCCTCTGAATTTTCCGTGTCAGACTAACCTCACAATATAG